In Candidatus Polarisedimenticolia bacterium, one DNA window encodes the following:
- a CDS encoding serine protease, translating to MPRFARLLFVIALVAFLAGTAAWAQAPLRVGSIRPYLAETPHPYPMGTRQRPVVWTDRVVSPGAEFVRVHFSGLNLAPGDYVSVSSPDGLQAWTYTDAGPRGDGDVWAFAINGDTAIVRIHAGRGQGHGYRIDAVGHGEVRLDASSPGPVPEVLCGTDGREDVACHMSDAGFAAAQAPVARLLFASGGFLYVCTGWLARGSNESTLVTNNHCISRQREADTLQTTFNFQATECGGSFDAPITSYDGGLLLKTNNIRKHGRRDGLDYTLLAIPGNPEATWGELIPTTKPTAVGDPIWFIQHGGGGRKTVGFFEDDDKAVLCKLDAVDENVKGVAPSSQNFYACDSEGGSSGSPIIDPATGHVIALHHFGGIGGDTCLNGGTEMPEICADAADLLFCAAD from the coding sequence ATGCCCCGCTTTGCCCGCTTGCTGTTCGTGATCGCCCTCGTTGCATTCCTGGCCGGAACGGCCGCCTGGGCCCAGGCGCCGCTCAGGGTCGGGTCCATCAGGCCCTACCTGGCGGAGACGCCACACCCCTACCCGATGGGAACCAGGCAGCGCCCGGTGGTCTGGACCGACAGGGTCGTCTCGCCGGGGGCCGAATTCGTCCGCGTCCATTTCAGCGGGCTGAACTTGGCGCCGGGGGACTATGTGTCGGTGTCGAGCCCGGACGGCCTCCAGGCCTGGACGTACACCGATGCGGGGCCGCGCGGGGACGGAGATGTCTGGGCGTTCGCCATCAATGGGGACACGGCCATCGTCAGGATCCATGCGGGGCGGGGGCAGGGGCACGGCTACCGGATCGATGCCGTGGGACACGGAGAGGTCCGTCTGGACGCGAGCAGCCCTGGCCCGGTTCCCGAGGTCCTGTGCGGCACCGATGGCCGCGAGGACGTCGCCTGTCACATGTCCGATGCGGGATTCGCGGCGGCCCAGGCCCCGGTGGCGCGGCTGCTGTTTGCCAGCGGGGGGTTTCTCTATGTCTGCACCGGCTGGCTCGCCCGGGGCAGCAACGAGAGCACTCTGGTCACCAACAATCACTGCATCAGCCGACAGCGCGAGGCCGACACCCTGCAGACGACGTTCAACTTCCAGGCCACCGAATGCGGCGGCAGCTTCGACGCCCCCATCACGTCCTACGACGGCGGGCTCCTGCTGAAGACCAACAATATCCGGAAGCATGGTCGCAGGGACGGCCTCGACTACACCCTCCTGGCCATACCTGGAAATCCCGAGGCGACCTGGGGGGAGCTGATCCCGACGACCAAGCCGACGGCGGTCGGGGATCCCATCTGGTTCATCCAGCACGGTGGGGGCGGCCGGAAGACGGTCGGATTCTTCGAGGACGACGACAAGGCGGTCCTCTGCAAGCTGGACGCGGTCGATGAGAACGTCAAGGGGGTTGCCCCGTCCAGCCAGAACTTCTACGCCTGCGACAGCGAGGGGGGATCGTCCGGCTCCCCCATCATCGATCCGGCCACGGGACATGTCATCGCGCTGCACCACTTCGGCGGCATCGGTGGCGACACCTGCCTGAACGGTGGGACCGAGATGCCCGAGATCTGCGCGGACGCCGCGGACCTGCTGTTCTGCGCCGCGGACTGA